A window of the Burkholderia sp. 9120 genome harbors these coding sequences:
- a CDS encoding flippase: MDKGILKNVAINFFGLVLPTFVSLVTVPSYIKLLGVERYGVISLVWTLIGYFGILDLGMSMAAQNHISKARASGDKDECVRVFWSATWLNLATGVIGGLIIYFGAFLYTAYFTKVSPELQHEVYMALPWLAVAIPIANVSWVFAGAINGAERFGVYNTNQTIGTFLFQLLPLGAALWLGATLQNVLAAAVFARILAALMLGRSALKVLEIRRIRAPQFGVAKGLFNFGGWMLIASVTTMVADSLDRVMLGTSLGARFVTYYTVPQNLVTRLNIVPTALVRTLFPRLSAVGRADADAITQQSLEFLNGVFTPVALVAMLVLDPFLHLWVGNEIATVAAPVGRIMIIAVWLVGQANVTRILIQSQVHPATAARVGLFELPLFAGALWFGISHFGLTGAAVAVAGRALFDYAVLLHFAAIRARQIALDMLAHLAFLLASLWLASFLPGLALAIVAGLLMVGANLAWSFTMTPALRDLARSLLLRLNPRKSA; the protein is encoded by the coding sequence ATGGACAAAGGCATTCTCAAGAACGTAGCGATCAATTTCTTCGGGCTGGTCCTGCCGACCTTCGTCTCGCTCGTGACCGTGCCGTCGTATATCAAGCTGCTCGGCGTCGAGCGCTACGGCGTGATCAGTCTCGTGTGGACACTGATCGGCTACTTCGGGATTCTCGATCTCGGCATGAGCATGGCCGCGCAGAATCACATCTCGAAGGCGCGGGCTTCCGGCGACAAGGACGAGTGCGTGCGCGTGTTCTGGAGCGCGACATGGCTCAACCTGGCGACCGGCGTGATCGGCGGCCTGATCATCTATTTCGGCGCGTTTCTGTACACCGCGTATTTCACCAAGGTGTCGCCCGAGTTGCAGCACGAGGTGTATATGGCGCTGCCGTGGCTCGCGGTGGCGATTCCGATTGCCAATGTCTCGTGGGTGTTCGCCGGCGCGATCAACGGCGCGGAGCGCTTCGGTGTGTACAACACCAATCAGACCATCGGTACGTTCCTGTTCCAGTTGCTGCCGCTGGGCGCCGCGCTGTGGCTTGGCGCGACCTTGCAGAACGTGCTGGCCGCTGCCGTATTCGCGCGGATTCTGGCCGCGCTGATGCTGGGCCGTTCCGCGCTGAAGGTGCTGGAAATTCGGCGCATTCGGGCGCCGCAATTCGGCGTCGCGAAGGGGCTGTTCAACTTCGGCGGCTGGATGCTGATTGCGAGCGTCACCACGATGGTCGCCGACTCGCTCGACCGCGTGATGCTCGGCACGAGTCTCGGCGCGCGCTTTGTTACGTATTACACGGTGCCGCAGAACCTCGTGACGCGGCTCAATATCGTGCCGACCGCGCTGGTGCGCACGCTGTTTCCGCGTTTGTCCGCCGTGGGTCGCGCCGACGCCGACGCCATCACGCAGCAGTCGCTCGAATTTCTCAATGGCGTGTTCACGCCGGTCGCGCTGGTCGCGATGCTGGTGCTCGATCCGTTCCTGCATCTGTGGGTCGGCAATGAGATCGCGACCGTGGCCGCGCCGGTGGGCCGGATCATGATCATCGCCGTGTGGCTCGTCGGGCAGGCGAATGTGACGCGGATTCTGATCCAGTCGCAGGTTCATCCGGCGACCGCCGCGCGGGTCGGTTTGTTCGAATTGCCCTTGTTTGCCGGGGCATTGTGGTTCGGCATCTCGCATTTCGGTCTGACCGGCGCGGCGGTGGCAGTGGCCGGCCGCGCGCTGTTCGACTACGCGGTGCTGCTGCATTTCGCCGCGATTCGCGCACGCCAGATCGCGCTCGACATGCTCGCCCATCTCGCGTTTCTGCTGGCCAGCCTGTGGCTCGCCAGCTTTCTGCCGGGTCTCGCGCTGGCGATCGTGGCCGGCCTGCTGATGGTCGGCGCGAATCTCGCCTGGTCGTTCACGATGACCCCCGCTTTGCGCGATCTTGCGCGTTCACTGCTGTTGCGACTGAATCCGAGGAAAAGCGCATGA
- a CDS encoding acyltransferase: MTASALPSSPSHSRRIVQLDGLRAIAVLAVFAQHALKAPLWMGVDLFFVLSGFLITGILLERKARQQSYFGYFYARRARRILPPYVLLMVVSSILFGFGWAQHWQWYAFFATNIGDALNQSGHDSLNVLWSLAVEEQFYIFWPFVILLLPERVLGYVAAALIVLVPLLRGFATPWFDSFWPIYYLTPFRMDLLAAGALLAVAVRRDRDALEPYKGLAVLGFFAALAVLAWLHLHYPRFRAANTPLSNAGLYSVSLVLCTSVVVIALQSKGIVKRLLCNPVLVYIGTISYTIYLIHLSVLYMLWPLQINRFVTAALALAITLVYASITWFAFEKRLIFGAANGHAPAPSGVGSGVASGVGSGVTGTAPRAPQSRA; encoded by the coding sequence ATGACTGCTAGCGCACTGCCCTCATCACCTTCTCACTCTCGCCGCATCGTGCAGCTCGATGGCTTGCGCGCCATCGCGGTCCTCGCCGTGTTCGCGCAGCACGCATTGAAAGCGCCGCTGTGGATGGGCGTCGATCTGTTTTTCGTTCTAAGCGGCTTTCTGATCACCGGCATTCTGCTCGAGCGCAAGGCGCGCCAGCAGTCGTATTTCGGCTATTTCTACGCACGGCGGGCGCGCCGCATCCTGCCGCCGTACGTGCTGCTGATGGTGGTGTCGTCGATCCTGTTCGGCTTCGGCTGGGCGCAGCACTGGCAGTGGTATGCGTTCTTCGCGACCAATATCGGCGACGCGCTCAATCAGAGCGGTCACGACAGCCTGAATGTGCTGTGGTCGCTGGCGGTCGAAGAGCAGTTCTATATCTTCTGGCCGTTCGTGATCCTGCTGCTGCCCGAGCGTGTGCTCGGCTACGTGGCGGCCGCGCTGATCGTACTGGTGCCGTTGCTGCGCGGGTTCGCCACGCCGTGGTTCGATTCGTTCTGGCCGATCTATTACCTGACGCCGTTCCGCATGGATCTGCTCGCGGCCGGCGCGCTGCTGGCGGTCGCCGTGCGGCGCGATCGCGATGCACTCGAACCGTACAAGGGTCTCGCCGTGCTGGGGTTTTTCGCGGCGCTCGCCGTGCTGGCCTGGCTGCACCTGCACTACCCGCGGTTTCGCGCGGCCAATACGCCGCTGTCGAACGCCGGGCTTTATAGCGTTTCGCTGGTGCTGTGCACGTCGGTCGTGGTGATCGCGTTGCAGAGCAAGGGCATCGTCAAGCGGCTTTTGTGCAATCCCGTGCTGGTCTATATCGGCACCATCAGCTACACGATCTATCTGATTCATCTGAGCGTGCTGTACATGCTGTGGCCGCTGCAGATCAACCGCTTTGTGACCGCCGCGCTAGCGCTCGCGATCACGCTCGTCTACGCCAGCATCACGTGGTTCGCATTCGAGAAGCGGCTGATTTTCGGCGCAGCGAACGGCCACGCGCCGGCGCCGTCGGGTGTCGGTTCCGGCGTCGCTTCAGGTGTCGGTTCCGGCGTGACCGGGACCGCGCCGCGTGCGCCGCAAAGCCGCGCATGA